In the genome of Limnobaculum zhutongyuii, one region contains:
- the hupA gene encoding nucleoid-associated protein HU-alpha produces MNKTQLIDVIADKAGITKAQAKAALESTLGAITESLKDGDPVQLVGFGTFKVNHRNARTGRNPQTGKEIKIAAANVPAFVSGKALKEAVKK; encoded by the coding sequence ATGAACAAGACTCAACTGATTGACGTAATTGCAGACAAGGCTGGTATTACTAAAGCTCAGGCCAAAGCGGCTCTGGAATCAACCTTAGGCGCAATTACTGAGTCTCTGAAAGATGGTGACCCAGTACAACTGGTTGGTTTTGGTACATTTAAAGTGAATCATCGTAATGCCCGTACTGGTCGTAACCCACAGACTGGTAAAGAAATCAAAATTGCTGCAGCTAATGTTCCAGCATTTGTTTCTGGCAAAGCGCTGAAAGAAGCTGTTAAGAAGTAA
- a CDS encoding YjaG family protein, protein MLRNPIHKRMEKLTGWQHYTFMACLCERMYPNYQAFCHQTGFAEPQVYRRILDLVWETLVVKGAKVNFDSQLEKLEDIIPDAEQFDIYGVYPAIDACVALSEVLHSHLSGETLEHAIAVSEMSVRTVAMLEMTEANREMTDDELKALPLIEHEFDVQWEIYRLLVECEERDIELIKGLRADLKEAATSNIGINLTQ, encoded by the coding sequence ATGCTACGTAACCCGATTCACAAACGTATGGAAAAGCTGACCGGCTGGCAGCACTACACTTTTATGGCCTGCTTGTGTGAGCGTATGTATCCAAATTATCAGGCGTTTTGTCACCAGACCGGGTTTGCGGAACCGCAAGTGTATCGCCGTATTCTGGATTTAGTTTGGGAAACGCTGGTAGTGAAAGGCGCAAAAGTGAATTTTGACAGCCAGTTGGAGAAGCTGGAAGACATCATTCCTGATGCGGAACAATTTGATATATATGGTGTTTACCCAGCTATTGATGCCTGCGTTGCTCTAAGTGAAGTGTTGCACTCTCATTTAAGTGGCGAAACATTGGAACACGCCATCGCCGTGAGTGAGATGTCAGTTCGTACCGTAGCAATGTTGGAGATGACCGAAGCTAATCGTGAAATGACCGACGATGAGCTAAAAGCCTTGCCACTCATTGAACATGAATTTGACGTTCAGTGGGAAATATACCGTCTGCTGGTGGAGTGCGAAGAGCGTGATATTGAGCTGATTAAAGGGCTAAGAGCGGACTTAAAAGAGGCAGCAACCAGCAATATTGGTATAAATTTAACACAATAG